The following coding sequences lie in one Mercenaria mercenaria strain notata chromosome 5, MADL_Memer_1, whole genome shotgun sequence genomic window:
- the LOC123557026 gene encoding calnexin-like isoform X1 has protein sequence MQGYWKILALLLVSLFIWQGVAADFGDEVDDDDDGVVEDEPDASEPEPVVVEKKKYEPPEIPAKPFLAETFDEADPLKKSWVKSQAKKDDVEEDIAKYDGKWSVEEPKDSSLLGDLGLILKSKAKHHAVSKKLDRIFEFSGNPFIVSYEVRFQNGIDCGGAYIKLLSKQNTVDLKSFHDKTPYTIMFGPDKCGLDHKLHFIFRHKNPKTGEIEEKHAKKPAGNLEKYFTDKKTHLYTLIVNPDNSFEVLVDNKVINSGSLLEDVNPPVNPPKEIDDPKDKKPSDWDEREKIPDPDAKKPDDWDEDEPKEIPDEEAKKPDGWLDDEEALIADPDADKPDDWDDEMDGEWEAPLIDNPKCKEAPGCGEWTRPNIPNPLYRGKWKPEMIDNPEYKGEWKPQKIANPDYFEDLKPYKMTPIESLGLELWSMTDEIVFDNFLVTDDREEHTRWVEQTWERKSAAEASSGGGQGIWSTLMSSAEERPWLYAVYIVVFLLPIVLLSICLCPRSGPIKQEDIDAARKKTDEPSPDDEKTEESEKTEGNVDSGAGGDTQTDKTKKSKAALEKEEAEEEEEEVSQEEDIAEAGEEGKGDTGSPRRSPRKRKTRKD, from the exons AAAAAGTATGAGCCACCAGAAATTCCAGCAAAACCATTTTTAGCTGAAACATTTGATGAAGCAGACCCATTGAAGAAAAG TTGGGTCAAGTCACAAGCAAAGAAAGATGATGTTGAAGAGGATATAGCCAAGTACGATGGGAAGTGGTCAGTGGAAGAACCTAAAGACTCTTCATTATTAGGGGATTTAGGTTTAATATTAAAG TCAAAAGCTAAGCATCATGCGGTATCAAAGAAATTAGACAGGATATTTGAATTCAGCGGAAATCCATTCATAGTTTC GTATGAAGTAAGGTTCCAGAATGGCATTGACTGTGGTGGTGCTTACATTAAACTGCTGTCAAAACAAAATACAGTTGATCTG AAGTCCTTCCATGATAAGACTCCATACACAATTATGTTTGGACCTGATAAATGTGGATTAGATCATAAG cttCACTTTATTTTCCGTCATAAGAACCCAAAAACTGGAGAGATCGAGGAGAAACATGCTAAGAAACCTGCAGGAAACCTCGAGAAGTACTTCACTGACAAGAAAACGCATCTTTATACTTTAA TTGTAAATCCAGACAACTCTTTTGAAGTTCTAGTAGACAACAAAGTGATCAACTCTGGCAGTTTGTTAGAAGATGTAAA CCCTCCAGTAAATCCACCAAAGGAGATTGATGATCCAAAAGATAAGAAACCCTCAGACTGGGATGAACGAGAAAA aATCCCAGATCCAGATGCTAAAAAGCCAGATGACTG GGATGAGGATGAGCCTAAGGAGATACCAGATGAAGAAGCCAAGAAGCCCGACGGTTGGTTGGATGATGAGGAAGCATTGATAGCTGATCCTGATGCTGACAAACCAGATGATTGGGATGATGAAATGGATGGAGAATGGGAGGCTCCATTGATAG ACAATCCCAAGTGTAAAGAAGCCCCTGGGTGTGGAGAATGGACACGTCCTAACATTCCTAACCCATTATACAGAGGAAAATGGAAGCCAGAGATGATTGATAACCCAGAATATAAG GGAGAATGGAAGCCACAGAAAATTGCAAACCCAGACTATTTTGAAGATTTGAAACCATACAAGATGACACCTATT GAATCTCTTGGTTTGGAATTGTGGTCCATGACAGATGAGATAGTCTTTGACAACTTTTTAGTGACAGATGATAGAGAAGAGCACACAAGATGGGTAGAACAGACATGGGAACGTAAATCTGCTGCTGAGGCTTCCAGTGGAGGAGGG caAGGTATCTGGTCCACTTTGATGTCGTCGGCAGAAGAACGCCCATGGTTATATGCCGTATACATTGTTGTCTTCCTGTTACCCATAGTCCTTCTTTCTATATGTCTCTGTCCAAGATCAGGGCCAATTAAG CAAGAAGATATAGATGCAGCTCGTAAAAAGACAGATGAGCCCTCACCAGATGACGAGAaaactgaagaaagtgaaaaaacAGAAGGGAATGTAGATTCAGGGGCAGGAGGAGATACTCAAACTGACAAAACAAAGAAATCCAAGGCAGCTTTAGAAAAAGAG GAGGcagaggaagaggaggaggaagTGTCTCAAGAGGAAGATATAGCTGAAGCTGGTGAGGAGGGTAAAGGTGATACAGGATCTCCAAG ACGATCACctaggaaaagaaaaacaagaaaagattAA
- the LOC123557026 gene encoding calnexin-like isoform X2, translating to MQGYWKILALLLVSLFIWQGVAADFGDEVDDDDDGVVEDEPDASEPEPVVVEKKKYEPPEIPAKPFLAETFDEADPLKKSWVKSQAKKDDVEEDIAKYDGKWSVEEPKDSSLLGDLGLILKSKAKHHAVSKKLDRIFEFSGNPFIVSYEVRFQNGIDCGGAYIKLLSKQNTVDLKSFHDKTPYTIMFGPDKCGLDHKLHFIFRHKNPKTGEIEEKHAKKPAGNLEKYFTDKKTHLYTLIVNPDNSFEVLVDNKVINSGSLLEDVNPPVNPPKEIDDPKDKKPSDWDEREKIPDPDAKKPDDWDEDEPKEIPDEEAKKPDGWLDDEEALIADPDADKPDDWDDEMDGEWEAPLIDNPKCKEAPGCGEWTRPNIPNPLYRGKWKPEMIDNPEYKGEWKPQKIANPDYFEDLKPYKMTPIESLGLELWSMTDEIVFDNFLVTDDREEHTRWVEQTWERKSAAEASSGGGQGALVQGILDVTKERPWLWAVFLIVVVLPIILVIAYCCVQKEKQEDIDAARKKTDEPSPDDEKTEESEKTEGNVDSGAGGDTQTDKTKKSKAALEKEEAEEEEEEVSQEEDIAEAGEEGKGDTGSPRRSPRKRKTRKD from the exons AAAAAGTATGAGCCACCAGAAATTCCAGCAAAACCATTTTTAGCTGAAACATTTGATGAAGCAGACCCATTGAAGAAAAG TTGGGTCAAGTCACAAGCAAAGAAAGATGATGTTGAAGAGGATATAGCCAAGTACGATGGGAAGTGGTCAGTGGAAGAACCTAAAGACTCTTCATTATTAGGGGATTTAGGTTTAATATTAAAG TCAAAAGCTAAGCATCATGCGGTATCAAAGAAATTAGACAGGATATTTGAATTCAGCGGAAATCCATTCATAGTTTC GTATGAAGTAAGGTTCCAGAATGGCATTGACTGTGGTGGTGCTTACATTAAACTGCTGTCAAAACAAAATACAGTTGATCTG AAGTCCTTCCATGATAAGACTCCATACACAATTATGTTTGGACCTGATAAATGTGGATTAGATCATAAG cttCACTTTATTTTCCGTCATAAGAACCCAAAAACTGGAGAGATCGAGGAGAAACATGCTAAGAAACCTGCAGGAAACCTCGAGAAGTACTTCACTGACAAGAAAACGCATCTTTATACTTTAA TTGTAAATCCAGACAACTCTTTTGAAGTTCTAGTAGACAACAAAGTGATCAACTCTGGCAGTTTGTTAGAAGATGTAAA CCCTCCAGTAAATCCACCAAAGGAGATTGATGATCCAAAAGATAAGAAACCCTCAGACTGGGATGAACGAGAAAA aATCCCAGATCCAGATGCTAAAAAGCCAGATGACTG GGATGAGGATGAGCCTAAGGAGATACCAGATGAAGAAGCCAAGAAGCCCGACGGTTGGTTGGATGATGAGGAAGCATTGATAGCTGATCCTGATGCTGACAAACCAGATGATTGGGATGATGAAATGGATGGAGAATGGGAGGCTCCATTGATAG ACAATCCCAAGTGTAAAGAAGCCCCTGGGTGTGGAGAATGGACACGTCCTAACATTCCTAACCCATTATACAGAGGAAAATGGAAGCCAGAGATGATTGATAACCCAGAATATAAG GGAGAATGGAAGCCACAGAAAATTGCAAACCCAGACTATTTTGAAGATTTGAAACCATACAAGATGACACCTATT GAATCTCTTGGTTTGGAATTGTGGTCCATGACAGATGAGATAGTCTTTGACAACTTTTTAGTGACAGATGATAGAGAAGAGCACACAAGATGGGTAGAACAGACATGGGAACGTAAATCTGCTGCTGAGGCTTCCAGTGGAGGAGGG CAGGGTGCATTAGTACAAGGGATACTGGATGTAACTAAGGAGCGTCCATGGTTATGGGCAGTATTCCTCATAGTAGTGGTACTGCCAATAATCCTGGTCATAGCTTACTGCTGTGTGCAGAAAGAAAAG CAAGAAGATATAGATGCAGCTCGTAAAAAGACAGATGAGCCCTCACCAGATGACGAGAaaactgaagaaagtgaaaaaacAGAAGGGAATGTAGATTCAGGGGCAGGAGGAGATACTCAAACTGACAAAACAAAGAAATCCAAGGCAGCTTTAGAAAAAGAG GAGGcagaggaagaggaggaggaagTGTCTCAAGAGGAAGATATAGCTGAAGCTGGTGAGGAGGGTAAAGGTGATACAGGATCTCCAAG ACGATCACctaggaaaagaaaaacaagaaaagattAA
- the LOC123557026 gene encoding calnexin-like isoform X3 has protein sequence MQGYWKILALLLVSLFIWQGVAADFGDEVDDDDDGVVEDEPDASEPEPVVVEKKKYEPPEIPAKPFLAETFDEADPLKKSWVKSQAKKDDVEEDIAKYDGKWSVEEPKDSSLLGDLGLILKSKAKHHAVSKKLDRIFEFSGNPFIVSYEVRFQNGIDCGGAYIKLLSKQNTVDLKSFHDKTPYTIMFGPDKCGLDHKLHFIFRHKNPKTGEIEEKHAKKPAGNLEKYFTDKKTHLYTLIVNPDNSFEVLVDNKVINSGSLLEDVNPPVNPPKEIDDPKDKKPSDWDEREKIPDPDAKKPDDWDEDEPKEIPDEEAKKPDGWLDDEEALIADPDADKPDDWDDEMDGEWEAPLIDNPKCKEAPGCGEWTRPNIPNPLYRGKWKPEMIDNPEYKGEWKPQKIANPDYFEDLKPYKMTPIESLGLELWSMTDEIVFDNFLVTDDREEHTRWVEQTWERKSAAEASSGGGGALVQGILDVTKERPWLWAVFLIVVVLPIILVIAYCCVQKEKQEDIDAARKKTDEPSPDDEKTEESEKTEGNVDSGAGGDTQTDKTKKSKAALEKEEAEEEEEEVSQEEDIAEAGEEGKGDTGSPRRSPRKRKTRKD, from the exons AAAAAGTATGAGCCACCAGAAATTCCAGCAAAACCATTTTTAGCTGAAACATTTGATGAAGCAGACCCATTGAAGAAAAG TTGGGTCAAGTCACAAGCAAAGAAAGATGATGTTGAAGAGGATATAGCCAAGTACGATGGGAAGTGGTCAGTGGAAGAACCTAAAGACTCTTCATTATTAGGGGATTTAGGTTTAATATTAAAG TCAAAAGCTAAGCATCATGCGGTATCAAAGAAATTAGACAGGATATTTGAATTCAGCGGAAATCCATTCATAGTTTC GTATGAAGTAAGGTTCCAGAATGGCATTGACTGTGGTGGTGCTTACATTAAACTGCTGTCAAAACAAAATACAGTTGATCTG AAGTCCTTCCATGATAAGACTCCATACACAATTATGTTTGGACCTGATAAATGTGGATTAGATCATAAG cttCACTTTATTTTCCGTCATAAGAACCCAAAAACTGGAGAGATCGAGGAGAAACATGCTAAGAAACCTGCAGGAAACCTCGAGAAGTACTTCACTGACAAGAAAACGCATCTTTATACTTTAA TTGTAAATCCAGACAACTCTTTTGAAGTTCTAGTAGACAACAAAGTGATCAACTCTGGCAGTTTGTTAGAAGATGTAAA CCCTCCAGTAAATCCACCAAAGGAGATTGATGATCCAAAAGATAAGAAACCCTCAGACTGGGATGAACGAGAAAA aATCCCAGATCCAGATGCTAAAAAGCCAGATGACTG GGATGAGGATGAGCCTAAGGAGATACCAGATGAAGAAGCCAAGAAGCCCGACGGTTGGTTGGATGATGAGGAAGCATTGATAGCTGATCCTGATGCTGACAAACCAGATGATTGGGATGATGAAATGGATGGAGAATGGGAGGCTCCATTGATAG ACAATCCCAAGTGTAAAGAAGCCCCTGGGTGTGGAGAATGGACACGTCCTAACATTCCTAACCCATTATACAGAGGAAAATGGAAGCCAGAGATGATTGATAACCCAGAATATAAG GGAGAATGGAAGCCACAGAAAATTGCAAACCCAGACTATTTTGAAGATTTGAAACCATACAAGATGACACCTATT GAATCTCTTGGTTTGGAATTGTGGTCCATGACAGATGAGATAGTCTTTGACAACTTTTTAGTGACAGATGATAGAGAAGAGCACACAAGATGGGTAGAACAGACATGGGAACGTAAATCTGCTGCTGAGGCTTCCAGTGGAGGAGGG GGTGCATTAGTACAAGGGATACTGGATGTAACTAAGGAGCGTCCATGGTTATGGGCAGTATTCCTCATAGTAGTGGTACTGCCAATAATCCTGGTCATAGCTTACTGCTGTGTGCAGAAAGAAAAG CAAGAAGATATAGATGCAGCTCGTAAAAAGACAGATGAGCCCTCACCAGATGACGAGAaaactgaagaaagtgaaaaaacAGAAGGGAATGTAGATTCAGGGGCAGGAGGAGATACTCAAACTGACAAAACAAAGAAATCCAAGGCAGCTTTAGAAAAAGAG GAGGcagaggaagaggaggaggaagTGTCTCAAGAGGAAGATATAGCTGAAGCTGGTGAGGAGGGTAAAGGTGATACAGGATCTCCAAG ACGATCACctaggaaaagaaaaacaagaaaagattAA